A section of the Flavobacterium sp. CG_23.5 genome encodes:
- a CDS encoding cytochrome c peroxidase, with protein MKNFFFLLLLISLFSCKNKLTHEKIKDLFQADIQVLIQNVSQLELLVQSDSKPTQIQKQFLQAHQNYKRVEMISEYYFPVVSKSINGPALAEFEEDEGKTVPPEGFQVIEEFLFPNYDPQSKEELLKEIGILSANLKRLDKVSQTNELTDSHIFDAMRLEVFRIITLGITGFDSPIVQNSIPEAVSSLESIEEYYQIYLDNSEDLIAKSVLKTIKTGKEYLHKNTKFNEFDRAVFIREIANPLSKGLYRTQMELKIPLIKEVRGLKTTAQTLFDATAFDAEAFSGFPDYKTTPEKIELGKLLFNDPILSGNNSRSCASCHHSENAFTDGLEKAVSLDGRSLVKRNTPTLSNIAFQRVFFSDSRVNYLEDQAIAVITNENEMHGSLKKSVLALKTNRKYAAKFQKAFPKKAIDEFAIKNVLASYIRSLSNYDSKFDEFMRGEEKFDLDEIAGFNLFAGKAKCATCHFIPLTNGTVPPSFIKSESEVLGVPNANKKLDADLGKFELTKAEINRNSFKTPTIRNVALTVPYMHNGVFKTLEEVIDFYNDGGGKGLGFNLPNQTLPEDKLNLTSIEKKQLIAFMKTLTDKKYLKN; from the coding sequence ATGAAAAATTTCTTTTTTCTTTTATTATTGATTTCCCTTTTCTCTTGTAAAAACAAACTCACACATGAAAAAATAAAGGATTTGTTCCAAGCGGATATTCAGGTTCTAATTCAAAATGTTTCGCAATTGGAACTTTTGGTACAATCGGATTCAAAGCCAACACAAATCCAAAAACAATTTCTTCAAGCACATCAAAACTATAAACGAGTAGAAATGATAAGCGAATATTATTTTCCTGTTGTTTCTAAATCGATTAACGGACCCGCATTAGCCGAGTTTGAAGAAGATGAAGGAAAAACAGTTCCTCCTGAGGGATTTCAAGTTATCGAAGAATTTCTTTTCCCTAATTATGATCCTCAATCAAAAGAGGAACTTCTAAAAGAAATTGGGATTCTTTCGGCTAATTTAAAACGATTGGACAAAGTGTCGCAAACCAATGAACTAACGGATTCCCATATTTTTGATGCGATGCGTTTAGAAGTTTTTAGGATAATCACTTTAGGAATAACTGGATTTGATTCTCCAATTGTTCAAAATTCTATTCCTGAAGCAGTCTCGTCACTGGAAAGTATTGAGGAATATTATCAAATTTATTTGGACAATTCAGAGGATTTGATTGCTAAGTCAGTTTTAAAAACGATTAAAACCGGGAAAGAGTATTTACATAAGAATACCAAGTTTAATGAATTTGACCGCGCTGTTTTTATTCGGGAAATTGCAAACCCGCTGAGTAAAGGTTTGTATAGAACTCAAATGGAATTGAAAATTCCTTTGATTAAAGAAGTAAGAGGATTAAAAACTACCGCCCAAACACTTTTTGATGCAACTGCTTTTGATGCCGAAGCTTTTTCAGGATTTCCAGATTATAAAACTACGCCAGAGAAAATTGAGTTAGGAAAATTGTTATTCAATGATCCTATTTTGTCTGGTAATAATTCCCGTTCGTGTGCTTCCTGCCATCATTCGGAAAATGCATTTACTGACGGATTAGAAAAAGCAGTTTCGTTGGATGGAAGATCATTGGTAAAAAGAAATACACCTACGCTTTCTAACATTGCTTTTCAACGTGTTTTCTTTTCGGATTCCAGAGTTAATTACCTAGAGGATCAAGCGATAGCTGTAATTACAAATGAAAATGAAATGCATGGCTCTTTGAAAAAATCAGTTTTGGCTTTAAAAACTAACCGGAAATATGCCGCTAAATTCCAAAAAGCATTTCCAAAAAAGGCAATTGATGAATTCGCAATAAAAAATGTTTTAGCATCTTATATTAGGTCATTGAGTAACTATGATTCAAAGTTTGATGAATTCATGCGGGGAGAGGAGAAATTTGATTTGGATGAGATTGCTGGATTTAATTTATTTGCCGGAAAGGCAAAATGTGCTACTTGTCATTTTATTCCATTAACTAACGGAACAGTGCCTCCAAGTTTTATAAAATCAGAAAGCGAAGTACTGGGCGTTCCCAATGCAAATAAAAAATTAGATGCTGATTTAGGAAAATTCGAATTGACAAAAGCTGAAATTAACAGAAATTCTTTCAAGACTCCCACTATTAGAAATGTAGCCTTAACGGTGCCATATATGCATAATGGTGTTTTTAAAACCTTAGAAGAAGTAATTGATTTTTATAATGATGGAGGAGGAAAAGGATTGGGATTTAATTTGCCAAATCAAACGCTGCCAGAGGATAAACTGAACTTGACATCTATAGAAAAAAAGCAACTTATTGCCTTTATGAAAACGCTAACGGATAAAAAATATTTAAAAAATTAA
- a CDS encoding MATE family efflux transporter, translating to MNLSTYTKEFSYNIKLAYPVILGMLGHTLIGIVDNFMVGKLGSTELAAVSLGNSFIFIALSLGIGFSTAITPLVSEANAEQNDKKIRSTFHHGLLLCTVLGVVLFMVTVLSKQIMYLMHQPKEVADMAAPYIDWVAFSLIPVIIYQGYKQFADGLAQTKYSMYAILMANVVHIFFNYVLIYGIWIFPKLGILGAALGTVISRIMMVVFMDLLMRHNKAFKSYFKNFSFKEIRKSILKKIINLGFPSAMQMLFEVTLFTAAIWLSGSLGKNSQAANQIALILASSTFMVAMGLSVTAMIRVSHTKGMNDYKSLIVVARSIFLLAIMLETFFAFIFVIFHNFLPHLFLNMTDSAQAIDNSEIILITAKLLLVAAVFQISDGIQVVVLGALRGLQDVKIPMYITFVAYWVIGFPISYYLGKYTSLQAVGIWIGLLAGLSSAALFLYIRFARLTRKLVLENHKN from the coding sequence GTGAATTTATCTACATATACTAAAGAGTTTTCTTATAATATCAAATTAGCATATCCTGTAATTTTGGGAATGCTTGGACATACTTTAATAGGTATCGTGGATAATTTCATGGTTGGGAAACTAGGGTCGACGGAATTGGCTGCAGTTTCCTTAGGTAATAGTTTCATTTTTATAGCATTATCTTTAGGAATAGGATTTTCTACAGCTATTACGCCATTGGTTTCTGAGGCAAATGCGGAACAAAATGATAAAAAAATTCGTTCGACTTTTCATCATGGTTTATTATTGTGTACCGTTTTAGGAGTTGTTTTATTTATGGTGACCGTATTATCTAAACAAATAATGTACTTGATGCACCAACCCAAAGAAGTAGCTGATATGGCCGCTCCTTATATTGATTGGGTCGCATTTTCTTTGATTCCCGTTATTATTTATCAAGGATACAAACAATTTGCTGACGGTTTAGCGCAAACTAAATATTCCATGTATGCTATATTAATGGCTAATGTGGTTCATATATTTTTTAACTATGTATTGATTTATGGGATTTGGATTTTTCCAAAATTAGGTATTCTTGGAGCAGCATTAGGAACCGTGATTTCCAGAATTATGATGGTAGTTTTCATGGATTTATTGATGAGACATAATAAAGCGTTTAAAAGCTATTTCAAAAATTTTAGTTTCAAAGAAATCCGAAAATCAATTCTAAAAAAAATTATCAATCTTGGTTTTCCTTCCGCCATGCAAATGCTTTTTGAAGTAACCTTATTTACTGCCGCAATTTGGCTTTCCGGCTCATTAGGGAAAAACAGTCAAGCAGCAAACCAGATTGCGCTTATCCTAGCTTCATCAACCTTTATGGTTGCGATGGGCTTGAGCGTGACCGCCATGATTAGAGTGAGCCATACGAAAGGAATGAATGATTACAAAAGTTTAATTGTTGTAGCAAGATCTATCTTTTTATTGGCTATTATGCTCGAAACTTTTTTCGCCTTTATTTTTGTAATTTTTCATAACTTCCTGCCTCATTTATTCTTGAATATGACTGATTCGGCCCAAGCGATTGATAACAGCGAAATCATATTAATAACTGCAAAATTACTTTTAGTGGCTGCGGTTTTTCAAATTTCAGATGGAATTCAAGTTGTAGTGCTTGGAGCTTTAAGAGGTTTGCAAGACGTAAAAATTCCTATGTATATTACTTTTGTCGCGTATTGGGTAATTGGTTTTCCTATTTCGTACTATTTGGGAAAATACACTTCATTACAAGCGGTAGGAATTTGGATAGGATTATTGGCAGGATTGTCTTCGGCAGCTTTATTTTTATACATTCGTTTCGCAAGATTAACAAGAAAATTGGTTTTAGAAAATCACAAAAATTAA
- a CDS encoding prohibitin family protein, whose amino-acid sequence MILFIILGIILLILSFTLKNDTNPFSKFSGILKIIGVLLIILGVFSSMFKQIDAGKVGVKSLYGSVQPDVLESGLNVINPLMDVTEFDIQTQNYTMSAVHGEGAQQGDDAIRVLSNDGLEVVIDLTVLFRVSPDAAPKIFKEIGVNYSDKIVRPITRTRIRDNAVYYDAVALYSTKRNEFQQRIFKTIEADFKSRGLVLEQLLIRNINLPTSVKASIESKINAEQDAQKMTFVLQKEKQEAERKRVEAQGIADYQRIISTGLTDKQLQYEQIKAQKEIATSTNTKIIFMNGRGNAPVILSDK is encoded by the coding sequence ATGATACTATTTATTATTCTTGGAATAATCTTGTTAATTCTAAGTTTTACATTAAAAAACGATACAAATCCCTTTTCTAAATTTTCAGGTATTCTCAAAATCATTGGGGTTCTTCTAATTATTTTGGGAGTTTTTTCTTCTATGTTTAAGCAAATTGATGCGGGTAAAGTAGGAGTAAAATCTTTGTATGGTAGCGTTCAACCAGATGTTTTAGAAAGTGGATTGAATGTGATTAATCCGCTTATGGATGTTACGGAATTCGACATTCAAACCCAAAATTATACCATGTCAGCAGTTCATGGAGAAGGGGCACAACAAGGTGACGACGCCATTCGTGTTTTGTCAAATGATGGACTTGAAGTAGTAATTGACTTAACGGTTTTGTTCAGAGTATCACCAGATGCTGCTCCAAAAATTTTCAAAGAAATTGGAGTAAACTATTCTGATAAAATTGTTCGACCTATTACTAGAACCCGTATTCGTGATAATGCTGTTTATTATGATGCCGTTGCCTTATATTCCACCAAAAGAAATGAATTTCAACAGCGAATTTTTAAAACAATAGAAGCCGATTTCAAATCGAGAGGATTGGTTTTGGAGCAGTTGCTTATTAGAAATATTAATCTTCCTACATCAGTAAAAGCATCTATCGAAAGTAAAATTAATGCAGAGCAAGATGCTCAAAAAATGACTTTTGTTCTTCAAAAAGAAAAACAGGAAGCCGAACGTAAAAGAGTAGAAGCACAAGGTATTGCCGATTATCAACGAATTATTTCAACGGGTTTAACTGACAAGCAATTGCAATACGAACAAATAAAAGCGCAAAAAGAAATTGCAACCTCTACTAACACTAAAATTATTTTTATGAATGGCAGAGGGAATGCGCCGGTAATTCTTTCTGATAAATAG
- a CDS encoding ATP-binding protein: MEVNRIYESLIPQFLKPNKVLVLLGARRVGKTQLINKVIKSTKEEVLFLNGDDIETHNILEIQSTANYKRILGDIKFLVIDEAQEIPNIGRKLKLMVDTIPDLKVLITGSSAFEINNQIGEPLVGRMKTISLYPISQMEFSKQENYLETINNLEERLIFGSYPELSSLNNWDEKISYLKEIVNNHLLKDILAFEGIKKRDKIISLLQIIAFRTGSEVSLESIGRDLQISKNTVEKYLDLFSKVFIIYSVSGFSRNRDNEITKMKKWYFVDNGIRNAIINSFNPINTREDIGKLWENYLNSERIKMLHYKGKYVLDYFWRTHTKQEIDRIEEVNDQLFAFEYKWGKGKIKIPTEFAKSYPNATFEIINQENYLDFIV; the protein is encoded by the coding sequence ATGGAAGTAAATAGAATATACGAATCACTGATACCTCAGTTCCTAAAACCGAACAAAGTCCTTGTTTTATTGGGAGCGAGGCGAGTAGGAAAAACGCAATTAATTAATAAAGTTATAAAAAGCACTAAGGAAGAAGTACTCTTTTTAAATGGTGACGATATAGAGACGCATAATATATTAGAAATTCAAAGTACCGCAAATTATAAAAGAATTTTGGGTGATATAAAGTTTCTGGTAATAGATGAAGCTCAGGAAATTCCAAACATTGGAAGAAAACTCAAATTGATGGTGGATACAATACCTGATTTGAAAGTTTTAATTACAGGCTCATCAGCATTTGAAATTAACAATCAGATTGGAGAACCATTGGTTGGTAGAATGAAAACTATAAGTCTCTATCCTATTTCGCAAATGGAATTTTCAAAACAGGAAAATTATCTGGAAACTATAAACAATCTTGAAGAAAGACTAATCTTTGGAAGTTATCCCGAATTATCAAGCTTGAATAATTGGGATGAAAAAATAAGCTATCTCAAAGAAATTGTAAACAATCACTTACTGAAAGATATTTTGGCATTTGAGGGGATTAAAAAACGGGATAAAATCATTTCATTGCTGCAAATTATTGCTTTTAGGACAGGAAGTGAAGTTTCGTTGGAAAGTATTGGCAGGGATTTGCAAATAAGTAAAAATACTGTTGAAAAATACCTGGATTTGTTTAGTAAGGTCTTTATAATTTATTCTGTTTCGGGCTTTAGCAGAAATCGAGATAACGAAATTACAAAAATGAAAAAATGGTATTTTGTGGATAATGGTATTCGCAATGCGATAATAAATTCCTTCAATCCAATAAACACGAGAGAAGACATTGGTAAATTATGGGAGAATTACCTAAATTCCGAAAGAATAAAAATGCTTCATTATAAAGGGAAATATGTCTTAGACTATTTTTGGAGAACACATACCAAGCAAGAAATAGATAGGATTGAAGAAGTTAATGATCAACTTTTTGCCTTTGAATACAAATGGGGTAAAGGAAAAATAAAAATACCAACGGAATTTGCGAAATCATATCCCAATGCCACATTTGAAATTATAAATCAAGAAAATTATTTAGATTTTATTGTTTAA
- the meaB gene encoding methylmalonyl Co-A mutase-associated GTPase MeaB yields the protein MPNKKSQPSALHEKAGISPPEMISSISVKNIQQFRKIQPSSTELVDGILAGSVTALSRAITLVESTNANHLEKANEVINACLPHANKSVRIGITGVPGVGKSTFIEAFGKYLTGLGKKVAVLAVDPSSTISHGSILGDKTRMEELVKDPNAYIRPSASGETLGGVARKTRETITLCEACGFDTIIIETVGVGQSETAVHSMVDFFLLLKISGAGDELQGIKRGIMEMADAIVINKADGDNIRKATLAKVEFNRALHLFPAKKSGWTPTTSTCSAYTHDGIPEVWETIEKFLELTKGNNSFFEKRKEQNQYWMLETINEQLKLNFYNHPEIHKLLETNKKAVQNDEISPFAAAQSLLGKYFSSSNSSKGGE from the coding sequence TTGCCAAACAAAAAATCCCAACCTAGTGCGCTCCATGAGAAAGCTGGAATTTCTCCACCGGAAATGATTAGTTCTATCTCCGTGAAAAATATTCAGCAGTTTAGAAAAATACAACCCTCATCTACAGAATTAGTGGACGGTATTTTAGCGGGAAGCGTCACAGCATTAAGTCGGGCAATTACTTTAGTGGAGAGCACCAATGCCAACCATTTAGAGAAAGCCAATGAAGTAATTAATGCCTGTTTACCTCATGCCAATAAATCGGTCCGTATAGGAATCACGGGTGTTCCCGGCGTTGGGAAAAGTACGTTTATTGAAGCTTTTGGAAAATATTTAACTGGTTTAGGGAAAAAAGTGGCGGTTCTTGCCGTCGATCCAAGCAGTACGATTTCACACGGAAGTATTCTGGGTGATAAAACCCGTATGGAAGAATTGGTAAAAGATCCAAATGCCTATATCCGACCTTCGGCTTCGGGAGAAACTTTGGGTGGTGTGGCGCGAAAAACCCGTGAAACCATTACGCTTTGTGAAGCTTGTGGGTTTGACACCATAATAATTGAAACTGTGGGAGTGGGTCAAAGCGAAACTGCGGTTCACAGTATGGTAGATTTCTTTCTTTTATTGAAAATTTCTGGTGCAGGCGATGAATTACAAGGAATCAAACGCGGAATTATGGAAATGGCAGATGCTATTGTAATCAACAAAGCAGATGGTGATAATATTAGAAAAGCGACTTTAGCCAAAGTAGAATTCAACAGAGCTTTACATCTTTTCCCTGCTAAAAAATCTGGATGGACGCCCACTACGTCAACCTGTAGCGCCTATACTCATGACGGCATTCCCGAAGTTTGGGAAACTATTGAAAAGTTTCTTGAACTTACAAAAGGCAACAACTCCTTCTTTGAAAAACGAAAAGAACAAAACCAATACTGGATGCTGGAAACCATAAACGAGCAATTGAAACTAAATTTTTACAATCATCCTGAAATTCACAAGCTGCTTGAAACCAATAAAAAAGCGGTGCAAAATGATGAAATATCACCTTTTGCAGCCGCTCAGTCGTTATTGGGAAAGTATTTTTCCTCCTCTAATTCTTCCAAAGGAGGAGAATAA
- a CDS encoding AEC family transporter, whose translation MYNFIIIFVFLLLGIILQKVKRFPTNSYKGINNIVIYICLPALALYYIPKIEWSNELLYPISMAWIGFIVSYLFFNLLGCRFGWSKKLTGCLIITAGLGNTSFLGFPIIQALYGEEGMKTAILVDQPGSFVVLSTLGILVATLYSTGSPNGFHIAKKILFFPPFIAFLGACVMNVLNFDFHEYIQYFLQKVGSAMTPLAMLSVGLQLRFDKRSQHWKFLGLGLLYKLVLTPALIYLLYVVILDQHSTAMQVVLMEAAMAPMITASILASTHGLKPRLSSMMIGFGIPLSFITLVFWYFIVQFI comes from the coding sequence ATGTACAACTTCATTATAATCTTCGTTTTTCTATTGCTTGGAATTATTTTACAAAAGGTAAAACGTTTTCCAACCAACAGTTATAAAGGTATAAACAACATCGTAATTTACATTTGTCTTCCCGCATTAGCCTTATATTACATACCAAAAATTGAATGGAGTAACGAATTGTTATACCCCATATCCATGGCCTGGATTGGATTTATTGTTTCTTATTTATTTTTTAATCTTCTGGGCTGCAGATTTGGCTGGTCTAAAAAACTCACCGGTTGTCTGATTATAACAGCTGGATTAGGCAATACTTCATTTCTTGGATTTCCTATAATTCAAGCACTATATGGAGAAGAAGGCATGAAAACTGCAATTTTAGTAGATCAGCCTGGTTCTTTTGTAGTGCTTTCTACTTTGGGGATTTTAGTGGCGACGTTATATTCAACTGGAAGTCCTAACGGCTTTCATATTGCCAAAAAAATCTTGTTCTTTCCACCGTTTATCGCTTTTCTGGGAGCTTGCGTAATGAATGTTTTAAATTTTGATTTCCATGAATACATCCAGTATTTTCTGCAAAAGGTAGGGAGCGCCATGACACCATTAGCAATGCTCTCGGTAGGATTGCAATTACGGTTTGATAAAAGAAGCCAACATTGGAAATTCTTGGGATTAGGACTTTTGTATAAATTAGTGCTGACTCCGGCACTCATATATTTATTGTACGTTGTCATTTTAGACCAGCATTCAACAGCGATGCAAGTTGTGTTAATGGAAGCCGCAATGGCGCCCATGATTACCGCAAGTATCTTAGCTTCGACTCATGGATTAAAACCAAGGTTGAGCAGCATGATGATTGGTTTCGGAATACCGCTGTCATTTATCACGTTAGTTTTTTGGTACTTTATTGTGCAGTTTATTTAA
- a CDS encoding peroxiredoxin — protein sequence MASLRLGDIAPDFEAETTQGKIKFHEWLGDSWGVLFSHPADFTPVCTTELGTVANYYPEFVKRNVKVIALSVDGLDSHMQWIKDINETQNTTVNFPIIADEDKHIAELYDMIHPNANESFTVRSVFIIGPDKKIKLTLTYPASTGRNFDELLRVIDSLQLTAHYSVATPANWKDGERVVISTAIKDEDIAAKFPKGYERIKPYLRMTPQPNK from the coding sequence ATGGCATCATTACGATTAGGCGATATTGCTCCGGATTTTGAAGCAGAAACGACGCAAGGGAAAATAAAATTTCACGAATGGTTAGGTGATTCTTGGGGTGTTTTATTTTCACATCCTGCAGATTTCACGCCAGTTTGCACCACCGAATTAGGAACTGTAGCAAATTATTACCCTGAATTTGTAAAAAGAAATGTAAAAGTTATTGCCTTGAGCGTAGATGGATTAGATTCCCATATGCAATGGATTAAAGACATTAACGAAACTCAAAATACAACAGTCAATTTTCCAATAATTGCCGATGAAGACAAACATATCGCAGAGTTGTATGATATGATTCATCCCAATGCTAATGAAAGTTTTACGGTTCGCTCCGTTTTCATTATTGGCCCAGACAAAAAAATAAAACTGACTTTGACGTATCCCGCTTCTACCGGAAGAAATTTTGATGAATTACTTCGTGTAATTGATAGTTTGCAGTTGACAGCACATTATAGCGTGGCAACTCCGGCTAATTGGAAAGATGGAGAAAGAGTAGTGATTTCAACAGCCATTAAAGACGAAGACATTGCTGCTAAATTTCCAAAA